A genomic stretch from Psychrilyobacter piezotolerans includes:
- a CDS encoding indolepyruvate ferredoxin oxidoreductase subunit alpha has product MAYRINEDECIACGACEPVCPVECISEVADGKRRIDEDVCIDCGACAGVCPVECIAPVE; this is encoded by the coding sequence ATGGCTTATAGAATCAATGAGGATGAGTGTATTGCCTGTGGTGCTTGCGAACCGGTATGCCCGGTAGAATGTATCTCTGAGGTGGCAGACGGTAAAAGAAGAATTGATGAAGACGTGTGTATAGACTGTGGTGCCTGTGCAGGAGTCTGTCCTGTGGAATGCATAGCCCCGGTAGAATAA
- the hcp gene encoding hydroxylamine reductase, with protein MSMFCYQCQETAMNKACTVRGVCGKTPETAKLQDLLIYTAKGVSAYCNMLEDKADVSGDKYVWVVNSLFMTITNSNFDDDAIMEEIKKGDSYKKELEAKVAELGLEVPKKYRQFLKCTYRITSEDDSIEFDEKGISTPNENNPLLDRACDISSKESMIELGEKVGVLRTENEDVRSLREMITYGLKGMSAYVEHAMNLGKEDCKIYSFMTRALADLDDNDLSVDELVALTLETGKYGVEAMALLDGANTSTYGNPEATKVNIGVKNNPGILISGHDLKDLHQLLEQTKGTGVDVYTHSEMLPANSYPAFKKYDNLAGNYGGSWWHQTKDFVSFNGPVLFTSNCIVPPRGQATEYLDRVYTTNSAGLGGCKHILKDADGKKDFSAIIEHAKKCAPPIEIETGTVTGGFAHNQILAVADKVVEAVKSGAIKKFFVMGGCDARMQDRKYYTEFAEKLPKDTVILTAGCAKYRYNKLDLGDIGGIPRMLDAGQCNDSYSLAVVALKLKEVFELEDINDLPIVFNIGWYEQKAVLVLLALLSLGIKNIHVGPTLPAFLSPNVTDVLVKNFGIAGIGDVDSDLAKFL; from the coding sequence ATGTCAATGTTTTGTTATCAGTGTCAAGAAACAGCAATGAATAAAGCCTGTACTGTAAGGGGTGTATGTGGTAAGACCCCTGAAACAGCTAAATTACAAGACCTATTAATCTATACAGCTAAGGGAGTTTCAGCATACTGTAATATGCTGGAGGATAAAGCAGATGTATCGGGAGATAAATACGTATGGGTTGTAAATTCTTTATTTATGACTATAACCAATTCAAATTTTGATGATGATGCTATTATGGAAGAAATCAAAAAAGGAGATTCTTATAAAAAAGAATTAGAGGCAAAGGTAGCAGAATTAGGACTAGAAGTACCTAAAAAATACCGTCAATTTTTAAAATGTACTTATCGTATTACTTCTGAAGACGATAGTATAGAATTTGATGAGAAAGGAATTTCTACGCCAAATGAGAATAATCCGCTCTTAGACCGTGCTTGTGATATTTCTTCTAAAGAAAGTATGATTGAATTAGGAGAAAAAGTAGGAGTACTCAGAACTGAAAATGAAGATGTTAGATCTTTAAGAGAGATGATTACCTATGGTCTGAAAGGAATGAGTGCTTATGTAGAGCATGCTATGAATCTTGGTAAGGAAGACTGTAAAATATACAGCTTTATGACAAGAGCATTGGCAGATCTGGATGACAATGATCTGTCTGTAGATGAATTGGTAGCTCTCACATTGGAAACAGGAAAATATGGTGTAGAAGCCATGGCACTTCTGGATGGAGCAAATACTAGTACATATGGCAATCCTGAGGCAACGAAGGTAAATATTGGTGTGAAAAATAATCCAGGTATATTAATATCCGGACACGATTTAAAAGATTTACACCAGTTATTGGAACAAACAAAGGGTACCGGAGTGGATGTATATACTCACTCTGAGATGTTACCTGCTAACTCATATCCTGCATTTAAAAAATATGATAATTTAGCTGGAAACTACGGAGGTTCTTGGTGGCATCAGACTAAGGATTTTGTTTCATTTAACGGACCAGTATTATTCACAAGTAACTGTATAGTCCCTCCCAGAGGACAGGCGACAGAATATCTGGATAGAGTATATACCACTAACTCAGCAGGGTTAGGCGGATGTAAACACATCCTTAAAGATGCAGATGGTAAAAAAGATTTTTCTGCAATTATAGAACATGCTAAAAAATGTGCTCCTCCTATAGAAATAGAAACTGGTACTGTTACTGGCGGTTTTGCCCATAACCAAATATTGGCTGTTGCTGATAAAGTAGTGGAAGCAGTCAAATCTGGAGCTATAAAGAAATTCTTTGTAATGGGCGGTTGCGATGCCAGAATGCAGGATAGAAAATACTATACTGAATTCGCAGAAAAATTACCTAAGGATACAGTAATTCTTACTGCCGGATGTGCAAAATACAGATATAATAAATTAGATTTAGGAGATATTGGAGGAATACCCAGAATGCTGGATGCCGGGCAGTGTAATGACTCATATTCCCTTGCTGTAGTAGCTCTCAAGTTAAAGGAAGTATTTGAATTAGAAGATATCAATGATCTTCCCATTGTATTCAATATAGGTTGGTATGAGCAAAAAGCAGTTCTGGTGTTGCTGGCATTACTATCTTTGGGTATAAAGAATATTCATGTAGGACCTACACTTCCGGCATTCTTATCGCCAAATGTCACAGATGTATTGGTAAAGAATTTTGGCATTGCCGGTATTGGTGATGTGGATAGTGATTTAGCAAAATTCTTATAA
- a CDS encoding rubredoxin, translating to MEKWLCVPCGYIYDPEIGDDAGDIEPGVKFEDLPEDWTCPLCGAPKEDFEKVE from the coding sequence ATGGAAAAATGGTTATGTGTACCTTGTGGTTATATTTATGACCCTGAAATTGGTGATGATGCTGGTGATATAGAACCAGGTGTGAAATTTGAAGATTTACCTGAAGACTGGACGTGCCCTCTATGTGGAGCACCAAAGGAAGATTTTGAAAAGGTAGAATAA